One Synechococcus sp. PROS-9-1 DNA window includes the following coding sequences:
- a CDS encoding type IV pilus twitching motility protein PilT: protein MEQLVNGGGSDLHIASGQPPYGRFSGELRPMQEESLSEEGCNRLIFSMLNNSQRKTLEQTWELDCAYGLKGVARFRVNVYRQKGSYAACLRALGSKIPSVELLNLPPVVVETSKRPRGLVLVTGPTGSGKTTTLAALLDHINHTRAEHILTIEDPIEFVYTSDRSLVHQRQLNEDTRSFANALRAALREDPDVILVGEMRDLETIQLAISAAETGHLVFGTLHTSSAAQTVDRMVDVFPPGQQTQIRVQLSGSLTAVFSQTLCRRQSPAPGQFGRVMAQEIMINTPAIANLIREGKTAQLYSQIQTGGERGMQTLERALADLIDQGEISLDEGLSKASKPAELERLINN, encoded by the coding sequence ATGGAACAGTTGGTGAACGGAGGCGGAAGCGACCTCCACATCGCCAGCGGACAGCCGCCATACGGGCGATTCAGTGGCGAACTGCGGCCGATGCAGGAGGAATCGCTCAGTGAAGAAGGCTGCAACCGCCTGATCTTTTCCATGCTCAATAACAGCCAACGCAAAACACTCGAACAAACGTGGGAGCTGGATTGTGCGTATGGATTGAAAGGGGTCGCCCGGTTTCGGGTGAATGTGTACCGGCAGAAAGGCAGCTATGCCGCCTGCTTGCGTGCTCTTGGAAGCAAAATCCCCAGCGTTGAGTTGCTGAATCTGCCTCCCGTCGTAGTGGAAACCAGCAAACGCCCCCGTGGTCTTGTCCTGGTCACGGGTCCAACTGGCTCAGGTAAAACCACCACGCTCGCAGCACTTCTCGATCACATCAACCACACGCGCGCTGAACACATCCTCACGATCGAAGACCCGATCGAATTCGTTTACACCAGTGATCGCAGCTTGGTGCATCAACGCCAACTCAACGAGGACACTCGCAGTTTTGCCAACGCTCTGCGCGCTGCTCTACGCGAAGACCCAGACGTGATTTTGGTGGGTGAAATGCGTGATCTCGAAACAATTCAACTGGCGATCAGCGCTGCGGAGACTGGGCATTTGGTGTTTGGAACCTTGCACACCAGTTCTGCAGCTCAGACCGTTGATCGAATGGTGGATGTGTTTCCACCTGGCCAGCAAACCCAGATCCGCGTGCAACTCTCAGGAAGCCTGACTGCGGTGTTCTCTCAAACGCTTTGCCGACGCCAAAGTCCTGCACCTGGGCAGTTCGGTCGCGTGATGGCTCAAGAAATCATGATCAATACCCCAGCCATCGCAAATTTGATCCGTGAAGGCAAAACAGCTCAGCTGTATTCCCAAATTCAAACCGGCGGCGAACGCGGCATGCAAACCCTGGAAAGAGCGCTTGCCGATCTGATTGATCAGGGCGAGATCAGCCTTGATGAAGGGCTCAGCAAAGCCAGCAAACCCGCTGAACTGGAACGCCTGATCAACAACTAA
- a CDS encoding GspE/PulE family protein: MSADSTRMPLPPALPAKLISEAELAAGEALLQSGQVLDLETWKQLQALPIHLTNDGLMVAIASSSDRDSREQLKQVLRSHGYISKLVLANAADLKRILDPQAVESDSKINQTLISETAKSLLDGFDVEGILNADPDEAEIQSNSASSLDLNPSSANASPVVTLVDRILAKALDMNASDIHVEPQSSGLQIRLRKDGVLTNLTQPLPTKLIPAITSRFKIMADLDIAERRQAQDGRIRRQYKGRTVDFRVNSLPSRYGEKICLRLLDSQSTQLGLDKLISNPATLEIVRTLGSKPFGMILVTGPTGSGKSTTLYSLLAERNEPGINISTVEDPIEYTLPGITQCQVNREKGFDFSTALRAFMRQDPDVLLVGETRDQETAKTAIEAALTGHLVLTTLHCNDAPSAIARLDEMGVEPFMVSASLLGIVSQRLLRRVCSDCRIPYHPDSQELGRFGLMTSHEGNVTFFKAKHHEGPETPCPNCQGTGYKGRIGVYEVLRMNEALAASVAKGATTDLVRQLALEGGMKTLLGYSLDLVREGHTTLEEVDRMVLTDAGLESEQRARALSTVTCRGCGGGLQEGWLECPYCLTPFSESSEHGTNDRRPDGTVGERRRKRPPHRQRTAAIRAIQWRTAADAGGIAQ, encoded by the coding sequence GAAGCACTCCTTCAATCCGGGCAGGTGTTGGACCTTGAAACCTGGAAGCAACTTCAAGCGCTCCCCATCCATCTCACCAACGACGGCCTCATGGTGGCCATCGCAAGCAGCAGCGACCGAGACAGTCGAGAACAACTCAAGCAGGTTTTAAGAAGCCATGGCTACATCTCCAAGCTTGTGCTGGCCAATGCAGCGGATCTAAAACGAATTCTTGATCCACAAGCAGTTGAATCAGATTCGAAGATTAATCAAACATTAATTAGCGAAACAGCAAAATCACTTCTCGATGGTTTTGATGTTGAAGGAATTTTAAATGCCGATCCTGATGAAGCCGAAATTCAGAGCAATTCAGCCTCGTCACTGGACCTAAACCCATCAAGTGCCAATGCATCTCCCGTTGTCACATTGGTGGATCGTATTTTAGCAAAAGCATTAGACATGAATGCAAGTGACATTCATGTAGAGCCACAATCATCTGGCTTACAAATTAGACTTAGAAAGGATGGTGTGCTCACCAATCTAACGCAACCACTACCCACTAAATTAATACCAGCCATTACCTCTCGCTTCAAGATCATGGCCGATCTTGATATCGCTGAACGAAGGCAAGCGCAGGATGGACGCATCCGTAGACAGTACAAAGGACGAACTGTTGACTTCCGTGTCAATAGCCTGCCTAGCCGCTACGGCGAAAAGATTTGCCTGCGCTTACTTGACAGCCAATCAACTCAATTAGGACTGGATAAGCTCATCTCCAATCCCGCCACACTCGAGATTGTACGAACCCTTGGCTCAAAACCTTTCGGCATGATTCTTGTGACCGGTCCGACAGGATCTGGTAAATCCACAACTCTTTATTCGCTGTTAGCGGAGCGTAACGAACCCGGGATCAATATCTCCACCGTAGAAGATCCAATTGAATACACATTGCCTGGTATTACTCAATGTCAAGTTAATCGTGAGAAAGGATTTGACTTCAGCACGGCTCTTCGCGCCTTTATGCGCCAAGACCCAGATGTGCTGTTGGTGGGTGAGACCCGCGATCAGGAAACAGCGAAAACTGCCATCGAAGCAGCTCTGACAGGACACCTGGTCTTGACCACCCTGCACTGCAACGATGCCCCAAGCGCCATCGCCCGACTCGACGAAATGGGCGTTGAACCGTTCATGGTGAGCGCATCCTTGCTGGGCATCGTTTCTCAACGCTTGCTCAGGCGCGTATGCAGCGATTGCCGGATCCCATACCACCCAGATTCCCAAGAATTAGGTCGCTTTGGCCTCATGACGAGCCATGAAGGCAATGTGACCTTTTTCAAAGCCAAACACCACGAAGGACCAGAAACGCCATGCCCCAACTGCCAGGGCACCGGTTACAAGGGCCGTATCGGTGTGTACGAAGTGCTGCGCATGAATGAAGCCCTGGCCGCATCTGTCGCCAAAGGTGCAACCACTGATCTCGTTCGCCAACTAGCTCTTGAAGGAGGGATGAAAACCTTGCTTGGCTACAGCCTTGATCTCGTGCGAGAAGGTCACACCACACTGGAAGAGGTGGACCGGATGGTGTTAACGGATGCGGGCCTGGAATCAGAACAACGCGCCAGGGCCCTCAGCACAGTGACTTGCCGTGGATGTGGTGGCGGACTTCAAGAAGGTTGGCTGGAATGCCCGTATTGCCTGACACCCTTCAGTGAGAGCTCCGAGCATGGAACGAATGATCGAAGACCTGATGGAACAGTTGGTGAACGGAGGCGGAAGCGACCTCCACATCGCCAGCGGACAGCCGCCATACGGGCGATTCAGTGGCGAACTGCGGCCGATGCAGGAGGAATCGCTCAGTGA